A genomic region of Catalinimonas niigatensis contains the following coding sequences:
- a CDS encoding toxin-antitoxin system YwqK family antitoxin, producing MVLTGIISVNSLMAQQEITLYYDSEKTVPKEQFTVSPSDPSVLDGSYTAFFNNGAIRIKGHYEHNVATGYWEYFYENAYPKMRGELKNNVNHGIWEYFYENGNPQMKGAVYDSIRQGPWQYFYENGSAKSSGVFVDGKKSGKWLNYYEGGPLKSEELYKGDTVQYTEYYASGDLKLEGTKVNDINTDLWISYYENGAVRSEGRYKGGARHGPWKFYHENGKLSSVGDFLDGSTIGKWTYYYENGSISAEGAEKEGVKEGYWKLYHSDGDFKGEALFNEGEGAYREFYEEDKVKVKGYIKNGLNQGKWEYYYEDGTLEGEGIFVNGKGSYTGYYKDGELKMKGTVEHGERTGIWELYKPDGTLAGYYESIYEDNKPAFRALRDAEKAKEKADKEGVALNPEYLYRKKRLRYYSPRINELRAVIVGINPLGLVMYRLPLSIEYYMQERLGYEVEIGLERNPFFYSGKNLETGTVYQRGGFVALKQKFYHPDTRSGILYFGHRLGFDYLYHMANIEDSSIPDPEPQIVAREQKVTYMMLLGTRLMKDADIINTRLTKEKNAHSLTFDLSLGLGIGYRFFNKVYDDNANFDLMLKDVSQSKVVFPIYLGATVGYVF from the coding sequence ATGGTACTCACCGGTATAATATCGGTTAATAGCCTCATGGCGCAGCAGGAAATTACGCTGTACTATGATAGTGAGAAAACTGTACCCAAAGAGCAATTTACAGTAAGCCCTTCCGATCCTTCGGTTTTAGATGGTTCATATACCGCATTTTTTAACAATGGGGCTATTCGTATCAAAGGACATTATGAGCACAATGTAGCCACCGGATACTGGGAGTACTTTTATGAGAATGCCTATCCCAAGATGCGGGGAGAGTTGAAAAACAACGTCAATCATGGAATTTGGGAATACTTTTATGAAAATGGTAATCCACAGATGAAAGGCGCGGTGTATGACAGCATCCGTCAGGGCCCCTGGCAGTACTTTTATGAAAATGGAAGCGCCAAAAGTTCTGGTGTTTTTGTAGATGGAAAGAAATCCGGTAAGTGGCTCAATTACTACGAGGGTGGCCCCCTAAAATCGGAAGAGCTATACAAAGGGGATACAGTGCAGTATACAGAGTACTATGCCAGTGGGGATCTCAAACTTGAAGGAACCAAAGTCAATGACATCAATACAGACCTTTGGATTTCTTATTACGAAAATGGAGCCGTTCGTTCCGAAGGCCGGTATAAGGGAGGAGCGCGCCACGGTCCCTGGAAATTTTATCATGAAAACGGAAAACTCTCATCAGTAGGAGACTTTCTGGATGGTTCTACCATTGGCAAGTGGACTTATTACTATGAAAATGGCAGCATTAGTGCTGAAGGAGCTGAAAAGGAGGGTGTCAAAGAAGGCTATTGGAAGCTCTACCATAGTGATGGTGATTTCAAAGGAGAGGCGCTGTTCAACGAAGGAGAAGGAGCCTATCGTGAGTTTTATGAAGAAGATAAAGTGAAGGTTAAGGGTTATATCAAAAATGGACTCAATCAGGGCAAGTGGGAGTATTATTATGAGGATGGAACGCTGGAAGGCGAAGGGATTTTTGTAAACGGCAAGGGTAGCTATACCGGATATTATAAAGACGGTGAGCTGAAGATGAAAGGTACAGTAGAGCATGGAGAGCGTACGGGCATCTGGGAGTTATACAAACCGGATGGCACATTGGCCGGTTACTACGAAAGCATTTACGAAGACAATAAGCCAGCGTTTCGGGCGCTGAGAGATGCTGAAAAGGCTAAAGAAAAAGCAGATAAAGAGGGAGTGGCCCTTAATCCGGAGTATTTGTATCGTAAGAAAAGACTTCGCTACTATAGCCCACGCATCAATGAATTGAGGGCGGTAATCGTAGGCATCAATCCGCTGGGCTTGGTGATGTACCGCTTGCCACTCAGCATTGAGTATTATATGCAGGAGAGGCTTGGTTATGAAGTAGAGATAGGATTAGAAAGAAATCCATTTTTCTATTCAGGCAAAAACTTAGAGACTGGTACGGTCTACCAGCGAGGAGGCTTTGTCGCTTTGAAGCAAAAGTTTTATCACCCCGATACACGCTCAGGTATTCTGTATTTTGGCCATCGTCTGGGCTTTGACTATCTCTACCACATGGCCAATATAGAAGATAGCAGTATACCCGATCCGGAACCCCAAATTGTTGCCAGAGAACAGAAAGTAACTTACATGATGCTGTTGGGAACCCGTCTGATGAAAGATGCCGACATCATCAACACCAGACTTACCAAAGAAAAAAACGCGCATAGCCTTACCTTTGATCTGTCATTAGGTCTGGGCATTGGCTACCGGTTTTTTAATAAAGTCTATGATGACAATGCTAACTTTGATCTTATGCTGAAGGATGTGAGCCAGTCGAAAGTAGTGTTTCCTATATATTTAGGAGCAACTGTAGGCTATGTATTTTAA
- a CDS encoding putative porin has product MSNKVFTLSFLFFALALVFAPVVHAQRVVIPGDTTNRAQNSEDSVKYGPNTTTYIYKDAFKYNQVEYDTLDTLIEFAHRFSRVEQSGSKLQYLGTIGTANTPIFPVIPKVSGATSGLNAYDIYVNTPEDVKYYDTQSPYSQLYLTFGGNNRNIVDVSFARNVTPNWSVGASLRTITADKQTARAGRGDRRSESYFMEFFTFFKSQNDRYRFMGHFGRLNHEVNETGGVVGRPFDENLLQEYFRYNNSDIYLNNFVNREFRLNYHIYHEYKLSDRLQFYHEIDRKHQNVFFLYNPGNTGIDTTEYFRRTLVNDAVTADRLYYDEWDTEIGLKGKLASLFYSLHYRLRRPMMDYIFVPDFADVELYGGFDLRLELGENTFLSGGADYQSTQNYRIEAIFNNPILKGSYTRSRNLPSYLSLRYLGNHSAWENDFEPVGMDQIKGSIEYQFPFIYLRPFVTLTNINKPIYYRRDTPVRNDTLFVSRQAVPAQVDGAVQILSPGLEFSVDFLKRMHFRGEAIYTLMTGRATEAFAIPSIYASGSLYYQNKFIEDKITLQIGVDFQLTPSYLSYDYDVATQQFFTQQRLYGTNNELLDNFETPFPTEIGYIVFDAFVNLKVRTAIVYLKMPYVNQGMVENGYFTTPYYVGQPRVLDVGIKWLFFD; this is encoded by the coding sequence GTGTCAAACAAGGTCTTTACGCTCTCCTTTCTCTTCTTTGCCCTCGCTCTGGTGTTTGCCCCTGTGGTACATGCCCAACGTGTAGTGATTCCGGGAGATACTACCAATCGTGCTCAAAATAGTGAAGATTCGGTAAAGTATGGCCCCAATACTACTACCTATATTTACAAAGATGCTTTCAAGTATAATCAGGTCGAGTACGATACATTAGATACCCTCATTGAATTTGCGCATCGCTTTAGCCGCGTAGAGCAATCGGGCAGCAAACTTCAGTACCTGGGTACCATTGGTACAGCCAATACACCTATCTTTCCTGTCATTCCCAAAGTGAGTGGAGCTACTTCCGGCCTAAATGCTTACGATATTTATGTAAATACGCCTGAAGATGTTAAGTACTACGATACACAGTCGCCCTACTCTCAATTGTACCTTACTTTTGGAGGCAATAACCGTAATATTGTAGATGTCAGCTTTGCTCGTAATGTTACTCCTAATTGGAGTGTGGGCGCCTCATTGCGTACTATTACCGCAGACAAACAAACTGCCAGAGCCGGACGGGGCGACCGCCGCTCAGAGTCTTACTTTATGGAGTTTTTTACTTTTTTTAAGTCTCAAAATGATCGCTATCGTTTTATGGGTCACTTTGGCAGGCTCAACCATGAGGTAAATGAAACCGGAGGAGTAGTAGGTCGGCCTTTTGATGAAAACCTACTGCAAGAGTATTTTAGATACAATAACTCTGATATTTATCTGAACAATTTTGTTAATAGAGAATTTAGGCTCAACTATCATATTTACCATGAATACAAACTGAGTGATAGATTACAGTTTTATCATGAAATAGACCGTAAGCATCAGAATGTGTTCTTCTTGTACAACCCCGGAAATACAGGCATTGATACCACTGAATACTTTAGAAGAACATTGGTCAATGATGCTGTTACTGCCGATAGGCTTTATTATGATGAATGGGATACGGAAATCGGACTGAAAGGTAAGCTAGCTTCTTTGTTTTACAGTCTACATTACCGCCTGCGCCGCCCGATGATGGATTATATCTTTGTGCCGGATTTTGCAGATGTAGAGTTGTATGGTGGTTTTGACCTACGTCTTGAATTAGGAGAAAACACATTTCTCAGTGGGGGGGCAGATTATCAGTCGACACAAAACTACCGGATAGAGGCTATATTCAACAATCCTATTCTCAAGGGTAGCTATACACGCTCCCGTAATTTACCTTCTTACCTGTCGTTGCGCTACCTGGGTAATCATAGTGCATGGGAAAATGATTTTGAGCCTGTCGGGATGGATCAGATCAAAGGCTCCATAGAATACCAGTTTCCATTCATTTACCTGCGGCCTTTTGTAACCCTTACCAATATCAATAAGCCAATTTATTACCGTAGGGATACTCCGGTACGTAATGACACCCTTTTTGTAAGTCGACAGGCTGTACCGGCACAGGTAGATGGTGCAGTCCAGATCCTTTCACCCGGTCTGGAGTTTTCTGTTGATTTTCTCAAACGGATGCATTTCAGAGGGGAAGCGATCTATACGCTCATGACAGGCAGAGCTACAGAGGCTTTTGCCATACCTTCAATCTACGCCAGTGGCAGCCTGTATTATCAGAATAAGTTTATAGAAGATAAAATTACCCTCCAGATTGGGGTAGATTTCCAACTTACGCCCTCTTATCTCTCCTATGATTATGATGTAGCAACTCAGCAGTTCTTTACCCAACAGCGGCTATATGGTACCAACAATGAGCTGCTTGACAATTTTGAAACGCCTTTCCCTACGGAGATAGGTTATATTGTGTTTGATGCCTTTGTGAATCTGAAAGTACGCACAGCGATTGTGTACCTCAAAATGCCTTATGTCAACCAGGGCATGGTGGAAAATGGATACTTCACCACTCCTTATTATGTAGGTCAGCCCAGAGTGCTGGATGTGGGGATTAAGTGGCTGTTTTTTGATTGA
- the ppk1 gene encoding polyphosphate kinase 1 — protein MLVKDRVQSSIASSNYISRDLSWMKFNYRVFDQAKKSNRNIFEKLKFMAITSSNLDEFFMIRLGSLYNYLDYGKERIDYSGLRERPFRKKLLKEVHQFFKEQNDYYINKLVPEFKKQHFRIVKDIKELEANEKKKVSDYFNRTIYPMLTPMVYDSYHAFPTLMNKILIFGVVTRNPQEKKDQKKLSFVQIPQNLPRFYQIDRGEELLFVPIEEAIREHIDLLFRNIEILSVSLFRITRNGDFTLDESDDIEANFIEEVRRKLKTRKTGRVVRIEVEEGYSSWMMRLLLNRWNIDKDNIFEVPAGGIIDYTVLFEVIGNSEFKNKLPKPHLPVPPVTYPETGSDDILEVLKDRDILLHHPYNDIEPLLELIELSAEDPNVLAIKLTIYRLAKDSRITTALLKAAENGKHVSVLFEVKARFDEENNMREAQKLHKAGCFVIYGISNFKTHTKLLLIVRRDGKSITRYVHMSSGNYNEQTAKLYTDLSVLSTNEVYAHDVSEFFNVITGHSLPANYQYLLTAPKDMRQQLIQLIRNEAENARNGLPSGIVIKINSLEDRETIEELYQASQAGVTIKLIVRGICCLRPGRAGLSENIYVWSIVGDYLEHSRIYYFHNNNDPKVYGGSADIMVRSFDRRLESLFLFVDPIVKKQAINILAYNLRDNVNTYVMQESGEYVLRERGKEPVFNIHREFYKVTREELDRVSLF, from the coding sequence ATGTTAGTCAAAGATAGAGTACAATCTTCCATAGCCTCGAGTAATTATATCAGCCGCGACCTGAGCTGGATGAAATTTAATTACAGAGTGTTTGATCAGGCCAAAAAATCCAATCGTAATATTTTTGAGAAGCTCAAGTTTATGGCGATTACTTCTTCCAACCTGGATGAATTTTTTATGATCAGGCTGGGGAGTTTGTATAATTATCTGGACTATGGAAAAGAGAGGATAGACTATTCAGGACTTAGAGAAAGGCCATTTCGAAAAAAACTACTGAAAGAGGTGCACCAGTTTTTCAAAGAGCAGAATGATTATTATATCAATAAGCTGGTGCCGGAATTTAAGAAGCAACATTTTCGGATTGTCAAAGATATCAAAGAACTGGAGGCGAACGAGAAAAAAAAGGTTTCCGATTACTTTAATCGCACCATCTACCCCATGCTTACCCCAATGGTGTATGATAGCTACCATGCTTTTCCTACCCTGATGAATAAAATCCTCATTTTTGGTGTGGTAACAAGAAACCCTCAGGAAAAGAAAGACCAAAAGAAACTCTCCTTTGTACAGATTCCTCAAAACCTGCCTCGTTTTTATCAGATAGACCGGGGAGAAGAGCTTTTATTTGTACCTATAGAGGAAGCTATTCGGGAACATATAGATTTATTGTTTAGAAATATTGAGATCTTATCAGTAAGTCTCTTTCGGATCACCAGAAATGGAGATTTTACGCTGGATGAAAGTGATGATATTGAAGCCAACTTTATTGAGGAAGTAAGGCGAAAGCTAAAAACCAGAAAGACAGGACGCGTAGTAAGGATAGAGGTAGAAGAAGGATACAGCAGTTGGATGATGCGGCTGCTGCTCAATCGCTGGAATATTGACAAAGACAACATATTTGAAGTGCCGGCAGGAGGCATTATAGACTATACAGTACTTTTTGAGGTGATTGGAAATAGCGAGTTTAAAAATAAGCTTCCTAAACCCCATTTGCCGGTACCCCCGGTAACTTATCCCGAAACCGGCTCCGACGATATTCTTGAAGTGCTGAAGGACCGTGACATCTTGTTGCATCACCCTTACAACGATATTGAGCCACTGCTTGAACTGATTGAGCTGTCAGCTGAAGATCCGAACGTACTGGCCATTAAGCTTACGATTTATCGCCTGGCCAAAGATTCACGCATTACGACAGCGCTTCTTAAAGCAGCAGAAAACGGGAAACACGTCTCAGTACTTTTTGAAGTGAAAGCCCGCTTTGATGAGGAAAATAACATGCGCGAAGCGCAAAAGCTGCATAAAGCCGGTTGTTTTGTTATCTATGGCATCAGCAACTTTAAGACACATACCAAGCTACTACTGATTGTGAGGCGGGATGGCAAAAGTATTACCCGCTATGTACACATGTCGAGTGGTAACTATAACGAACAGACTGCCAAACTATATACCGACCTCAGTGTGCTGAGTACCAATGAAGTATATGCCCATGATGTGTCGGAGTTTTTTAATGTAATTACCGGACATTCGCTTCCAGCCAATTATCAATACCTGCTCACAGCACCCAAAGATATGCGCCAGCAGTTGATCCAACTGATCAGAAATGAAGCAGAGAATGCAAGAAACGGCTTGCCAAGTGGCATCGTGATTAAGATCAACTCATTGGAAGATAGGGAAACCATCGAGGAGTTGTACCAGGCTTCCCAGGCAGGAGTAACTATTAAGCTGATTGTACGAGGTATCTGCTGTTTGCGCCCTGGAAGGGCAGGTTTGAGTGAAAATATCTATGTGTGGTCTATTGTAGGAGATTATCTAGAGCATTCACGGATCTACTATTTCCATAACAATAATGACCCTAAAGTTTATGGAGGGAGTGCCGATATTATGGTACGTAGCTTTGACAGGCGGTTGGAGTCTCTATTTCTATTTGTTGACCCTATTGTGAAAAAACAAGCAATCAATATATTAGCCTATAACCTGAGAGACAATGTAAATACCTATGTCATGCAGGAAAGTGGCGAATATGTACTCAGAGAGCGTGGCAAAGAGCCGGTGTTCAATATCCATCGGGAGTTTTACAAAGTTACCCGCGAGGAGTTAGACAGGGTAAGCTTGTTTTAA
- a CDS encoding Ppx/GppA phosphatase family protein, producing the protein MIKLAAIDIGSNAIRLQVTSVISYEEKVTLKKLEYVRFPLRLGQDVFEVTEDNPTQRIGPERAAKFLKLMKAFKLLIDLYEVDGYLGCATSAMREAENGAELIEQVRNDYDLELQIIDGDTEAEILNKAMISFLEENKTYLHIDVGGGSTELNLYVNKEKIMARSFPIGSVRRLNPRKSLAQVGEEMQQWIKANVKKEYGKVTAIGTGGNINKIFDLAGKKSGKILPINKVISTRDFVAGHTLEERINKLQLNPDRADVIVYASDIYISAMQWAKSATILVPNVGLKDGVMQMLYQKHLNK; encoded by the coding sequence ATGATAAAATTAGCTGCTATTGACATCGGTTCCAATGCTATACGTCTGCAAGTGACCAGCGTCATTAGTTACGAAGAAAAAGTTACCCTCAAAAAACTGGAGTATGTCCGCTTTCCCCTCCGCCTGGGGCAGGATGTGTTTGAAGTTACTGAAGATAATCCCACGCAACGTATAGGACCTGAACGCGCAGCTAAATTCCTGAAATTAATGAAAGCTTTCAAATTACTGATAGACTTGTATGAAGTAGATGGTTATCTGGGCTGTGCTACTTCTGCCATGCGAGAAGCAGAAAATGGGGCTGAATTGATAGAACAGGTTCGCAATGATTATGACCTCGAGCTACAGATTATTGACGGTGATACTGAAGCAGAAATTCTCAACAAAGCGATGATAAGTTTTCTGGAAGAAAATAAAACGTATCTCCATATAGATGTGGGAGGGGGTAGTACGGAGCTCAACCTCTATGTAAATAAGGAAAAAATCATGGCACGCTCTTTTCCCATAGGTTCTGTAAGGAGGCTCAACCCCCGCAAATCTTTGGCTCAGGTTGGGGAGGAGATGCAGCAGTGGATCAAAGCGAATGTCAAAAAAGAATACGGTAAGGTGACTGCGATTGGTACGGGTGGAAACATCAACAAAATATTTGACCTGGCCGGCAAAAAAAGCGGAAAGATACTTCCCATCAATAAAGTAATCAGCACCCGGGATTTTGTAGCCGGACATACACTGGAAGAGCGTATCAACAAACTACAACTCAATCCTGACCGGGCCGATGTGATTGTGTATGCCTCCGACATCTATATTTCCGCTATGCAATGGGCCAAATCCGCAACAATACTGGTGCCTAATGTAGGACTCAAAGATGGGGTAATGCAGATGTTGTACCAAAAGCATCTGAATAAGTGA
- the gyrB gene encoding DNA topoisomerase (ATP-hydrolyzing) subunit B, translated as MDELKDSKIKTDSLAKTREGNYSANNIQVLEGLEAVRKRPAMYIGDVNNKGLHHMVYEVVDNSIDEALAGYCDKIDVIIHEDNSVSVMDNGRGIPTDIHTKENRSALEVVMTVLHAGGKFDKNTYKVSGGLHGVGVSCVNALSDMLLATVHRDGKIYEQEYSKGVPLYTVREVGTTDKTGTIVHFKPDHEIFQVREYKYETIATRLRELAFLNAGIRISLTDLRDLDDEGKPAKEEFHFEGGLVEFVSYLDNNREKLIPNPIYIDSERGDVPVQVALTYNTSYTENVVSYVNNINTIEGGTHVSGFRRALTRTLKTYADRSGLLDKVKLEINGDDFREGLTAVISVKVAEPQFEGQTKTKLGNSDVMGAVESCLGEALHTFLEEHPKEAKIIINKVILAAQARHAARKAREMVQRKNVLTGTGLPGKLADCSDTDPSYCELYLVEGDSAGGSAKQGRDRKFQAILPLRGKILNVEKAQEHKIYDNEEIKNILTALGVSFGTEDDDKALNTERLRYHKIVIMTDADVDGSHIRTLILTFFFRYMRELIDSGYVYIALPPLYLIKKGKEEHYCWTEQERERLVNELAGNGKIENVGIQRYKGLGEMNPEQLWETTMNPDSRSLKKVTIDSAAEADHLFSMLMGDEVAPRREFIEKNAKYANIDI; from the coding sequence ATGGACGAACTGAAGGATTCTAAGATCAAAACAGATTCATTAGCAAAAACAAGAGAAGGCAATTACTCTGCCAACAATATTCAGGTGCTGGAAGGCCTGGAAGCAGTTAGGAAAAGGCCTGCTATGTACATTGGAGATGTCAACAATAAAGGATTGCACCATATGGTGTATGAGGTAGTAGACAACTCTATTGACGAAGCACTTGCCGGCTACTGTGACAAAATTGATGTCATCATACATGAGGATAATTCCGTATCTGTAATGGATAATGGAAGAGGAATTCCTACCGATATCCACACCAAAGAAAATCGCTCTGCGCTGGAAGTCGTGATGACGGTATTACACGCTGGCGGTAAGTTTGACAAAAACACATATAAAGTTTCTGGTGGGTTGCATGGGGTAGGAGTTTCCTGCGTAAACGCCCTGTCTGACATGCTGCTGGCTACCGTACATCGTGACGGTAAAATATACGAACAGGAATATTCCAAAGGAGTCCCTTTGTATACTGTTCGGGAGGTAGGCACTACTGACAAAACCGGAACGATTGTACACTTTAAGCCTGACCATGAGATTTTTCAGGTAAGAGAATATAAGTACGAAACCATTGCCACCCGTTTGCGCGAACTGGCTTTTCTGAATGCTGGAATTCGTATCAGTCTAACTGACCTGCGCGATCTGGATGACGAAGGGAAGCCTGCTAAGGAAGAATTTCATTTTGAAGGGGGACTGGTAGAATTCGTGAGCTATCTGGATAACAATCGGGAGAAACTGATTCCTAATCCTATTTATATAGATAGTGAAAGAGGAGATGTGCCCGTACAGGTAGCCCTTACCTACAATACCTCTTATACAGAGAATGTAGTTTCTTATGTCAATAATATAAATACCATAGAGGGGGGTACCCACGTATCCGGCTTTCGCCGTGCCCTTACCCGCACGCTAAAGACCTATGCTGATCGTTCTGGCTTGCTGGATAAGGTGAAGCTTGAAATCAATGGGGATGACTTTAGAGAAGGGCTCACAGCTGTAATTTCAGTAAAAGTAGCCGAGCCACAGTTTGAAGGACAGACCAAGACTAAGTTAGGTAACTCCGACGTGATGGGTGCAGTAGAGTCCTGTTTAGGCGAAGCCCTCCATACTTTCCTGGAAGAGCATCCTAAAGAGGCAAAGATTATCATCAACAAGGTGATTTTGGCTGCACAGGCCCGCCATGCCGCCCGTAAAGCCCGGGAGATGGTACAAAGGAAGAACGTACTGACCGGAACCGGACTTCCTGGTAAGCTGGCTGACTGTTCCGATACAGATCCCAGCTACTGCGAATTATATTTAGTAGAGGGAGACTCTGCCGGAGGTAGCGCTAAGCAGGGACGCGATCGTAAATTCCAGGCAATCCTTCCCCTTAGAGGTAAGATCCTGAATGTAGAGAAAGCACAGGAGCACAAAATCTACGACAACGAGGAGATTAAGAATATACTCACCGCTCTGGGCGTCAGCTTTGGAACAGAAGACGATGACAAAGCTCTCAATACCGAGAGACTGCGTTATCATAAAATCGTGATCATGACTGATGCGGACGTAGATGGTAGTCATATTCGTACTCTGATTCTTACTTTCTTTTTCCGTTATATGCGCGAGCTGATTGACAGCGGTTATGTATATATTGCCCTGCCTCCTTTGTATCTGATCAAAAAAGGTAAAGAAGAACATTATTGCTGGACGGAACAAGAGCGTGAAAGATTGGTAAATGAATTGGCAGGCAATGGAAAGATAGAAAATGTAGGGATACAGCGCTACAAAGGTTTGGGTGAAATGAATCCCGAACAGTTGTGGGAAACTACCATGAACCCTGACTCACGCAGCTTAAAGAAAGTGACTATTGACTCAGCTGCTGAAGCTGATCATCTGTTTTCTATGCTGATGGGAGATGAAGTAGCTCCTCGCCGGGAGTTTATTGAGAAAAACGCTAAGTACGCTAACATAGATATTTAA
- a CDS encoding CoA-binding protein: MTDSKKTVVVGATPNPSRYAYQAAHMLSRYGHTFIPLSIKQGSVAGEEIMDLRQKPLIPEVDTLTLYIGSRHHAEWMDYLLSLSPKRIIFNPGTENPEFMQKAEEQGIEVVAGCTLVMLRTGIY, from the coding sequence ATGACAGATAGTAAAAAAACAGTAGTAGTAGGAGCCACTCCTAACCCATCTCGCTATGCTTATCAGGCTGCACATATGCTGAGCCGCTACGGACATACATTTATTCCACTAAGCATAAAGCAGGGTAGTGTAGCTGGAGAAGAGATCATGGATCTTAGACAAAAACCACTTATTCCGGAAGTAGATACCCTCACACTGTATATAGGTTCTCGCCATCATGCGGAGTGGATGGACTATTTGCTTAGTCTCTCTCCCAAGCGCATTATTTTCAATCCGGGTACGGAAAATCCTGAGTTTATGCAGAAAGCCGAGGAGCAGGGTATAGAAGTAGTAGCAGGCTGTACATTAGTGATGCTCCGGACAGGGATTTATTGA
- the miaE gene encoding tRNA-(ms[2]io[6]A)-hydroxylase, protein MMIEPKQTILKLQLPTDPRWVSLVDENLEEILVDHAYCEQKAASSCISLIIQFPDKDKLVEILTPIVAEEWEHFSRVVDQLRKRGFQLGKKRTDAYVVELSKHERKGDRIERQLMDKLLINALIEARSCERFKILWKNLQDEELKQFYYELMASEAGHYVTFIKLAKEYMPEEVVKARWAELLEIEADIISRLEVRADRMH, encoded by the coding sequence ATGATGATAGAGCCTAAGCAGACAATTCTCAAATTGCAGTTACCTACCGATCCTCGCTGGGTAAGCCTGGTAGATGAAAATCTGGAAGAGATTTTGGTAGACCATGCTTATTGCGAACAGAAAGCAGCCTCCTCCTGTATTTCACTGATCATTCAATTTCCGGACAAAGATAAGCTGGTAGAAATACTGACGCCCATCGTGGCAGAAGAATGGGAGCATTTCAGCAGGGTGGTAGACCAGTTAAGGAAGAGAGGGTTTCAGCTGGGGAAAAAACGTACAGATGCTTATGTGGTAGAGCTGAGCAAGCACGAACGCAAAGGCGATCGTATAGAGCGCCAGCTTATGGATAAGCTGCTTATCAATGCGCTGATAGAGGCACGAAGCTGCGAGCGTTTCAAAATTCTCTGGAAAAATTTGCAGGATGAGGAGTTAAAACAGTTTTATTACGAGCTGATGGCTTCAGAAGCAGGGCATTATGTTACCTTTATCAAACTAGCCAAAGAATATATGCCCGAAGAGGTAGTTAAGGCCCGCTGGGCAGAGCTGCTGGAAATAGAGGCTGATATCATCAGCCGCTTGGAAGTGAGAGCAGACAGAATGCATTGA